From Candidatus Bathyanammoxibius amoris, the proteins below share one genomic window:
- the nrdD gene encoding anaerobic ribonucleoside-triphosphate reductase has product MSPIETVRKRDGRLVPFNVKKIADAIFKAAYAVGGDDRRMADELAEVVAFSLKKNSNGDLPGIEDIQDMVEDVLIKTGHAKTAKAYIRYRDKRAHHREALKVRKKKTKGRDTTDAALMVDTDLHDESSPWDKGKIALALEKEAGILIDEAVEIANVVEKRVFASGIHRISTTLLRELVDNELFERGYDTQLKKQATIGMPKYDLDQLIFSKVNENSNIATNNPEAINLSIAENTLKQYALQEVYSSDVAEKHLSGAVHIHDLGYPTRVYCSSHSLEYLKKYGLQLDNLDTSSAPAKHARTLTGHLNTFLASMQAYYAGALGIGYINIMYAPYLEDMSQKELLQEAQHLIFSCSQSAFSRGGQTLFLDFNIHTGVPNYMKDIPAIGSEGKYTGKTYGDYSETARRFTMAMLDVWRAGDCHGHMFAFPKCDLHINQDTLDDPKQYEILEYACQIASENGVPYFVFDRDEVTLSACCRLRTTIEENIMITNPESMRFCGFQNVTVNLPQAAYRAGKGDWERLYKEIDNTIQVCIKAHLQKKAFIAKLMSSPEMPLWQIGRIAKDGRPYVDLEKSTYIVGILGLNECLQYMMDKELHEGEEPLRQGLRIIASMYKKVKEEGKKHGLKFSLEESPAESASRRLAKVDVKKFPQARELVKGDMERDEYYYTNSVHLRPDAPIDMLTRIILQSKFHTMIESGAIIHAFCGEERPPATSIMNLVKKTFKNTQAAQVTISPEFTICTVCNRLTPGISDQCDHCDAYNIRGVERSDNYESRLSNWNASRVRTLVERFRNESPVELV; this is encoded by the coding sequence GTGAGCCCCATAGAGACCGTAAGAAAACGCGACGGCAGGTTGGTACCGTTTAACGTAAAAAAGATAGCCGATGCCATCTTCAAGGCAGCGTACGCCGTAGGCGGCGATGACAGGAGGATGGCCGATGAGCTGGCCGAGGTGGTCGCCTTCTCACTTAAAAAGAACTCCAACGGGGACCTCCCGGGCATAGAAGACATACAGGATATGGTAGAAGACGTACTCATAAAAACCGGCCATGCCAAGACGGCAAAGGCCTATATCCGCTACAGGGACAAGAGGGCGCACCACAGAGAGGCACTTAAGGTCAGAAAAAAGAAGACCAAGGGCCGTGATACGACAGACGCAGCCCTGATGGTAGACACAGACCTCCACGACGAGAGCTCCCCGTGGGACAAGGGCAAGATAGCGTTAGCCTTGGAGAAAGAGGCCGGCATCCTGATAGACGAGGCGGTAGAGATAGCCAATGTGGTCGAAAAAAGGGTCTTTGCCTCAGGTATACACCGCATCTCTACCACCCTGCTAAGAGAGCTCGTAGACAACGAACTCTTCGAGAGGGGTTACGACACCCAGTTGAAGAAGCAGGCCACGATCGGTATGCCCAAGTACGACCTGGACCAGCTCATATTCTCAAAGGTCAACGAGAACAGCAACATCGCCACCAATAACCCGGAGGCGATAAACCTCTCTATCGCCGAAAACACACTGAAGCAGTACGCACTCCAGGAGGTATACTCCAGTGACGTGGCCGAGAAACACCTCTCCGGCGCGGTACACATCCACGACCTGGGTTATCCGACAAGGGTTTACTGCTCCTCACATTCGCTGGAGTACCTGAAGAAATACGGTCTCCAGCTCGACAACCTTGACACCTCCTCAGCCCCCGCAAAACACGCCCGCACCCTCACCGGCCACCTGAACACCTTCCTGGCCTCCATGCAGGCATACTACGCGGGAGCCCTCGGCATAGGCTACATAAACATCATGTACGCCCCGTACCTGGAGGACATGAGCCAGAAGGAACTCCTTCAGGAGGCCCAGCACCTCATCTTCAGTTGCTCCCAGAGCGCCTTCTCACGCGGAGGCCAGACCCTGTTCCTGGACTTTAACATCCACACAGGCGTGCCAAACTACATGAAAGACATACCCGCCATAGGTTCGGAAGGGAAGTACACGGGAAAAACGTACGGCGACTACTCTGAAACGGCCCGCCGCTTCACCATGGCCATGCTGGACGTATGGCGAGCCGGTGACTGCCACGGCCATATGTTCGCATTCCCGAAATGCGACCTCCACATAAACCAAGACACCCTGGATGACCCTAAACAGTATGAGATACTGGAGTATGCCTGTCAGATAGCCAGCGAAAACGGCGTACCGTATTTCGTGTTCGACAGAGACGAGGTAACGCTCTCTGCCTGCTGCCGGCTCCGGACTACTATAGAAGAAAACATCATGATAACCAACCCGGAGAGCATGCGCTTCTGCGGTTTCCAGAACGTCACGGTCAATCTCCCCCAGGCCGCTTACAGGGCGGGAAAGGGCGACTGGGAAAGACTTTACAAAGAGATAGACAACACCATACAAGTGTGCATCAAGGCACATCTCCAGAAAAAGGCATTTATCGCCAAGCTCATGTCAAGCCCGGAGATGCCACTCTGGCAGATAGGGCGGATAGCCAAAGACGGCCGTCCCTATGTAGACCTCGAAAAATCCACCTACATCGTCGGCATACTCGGCCTCAACGAGTGTCTGCAGTATATGATGGACAAGGAACTCCACGAGGGCGAAGAACCCCTGAGACAGGGGCTGAGGATAATTGCCTCCATGTACAAGAAGGTAAAAGAAGAGGGAAAGAAACACGGCCTGAAATTCTCACTGGAGGAGTCACCCGCAGAAAGCGCGTCCAGAAGACTCGCAAAGGTAGACGTGAAGAAATTCCCACAGGCAAGGGAACTTGTAAAAGGCGACATGGAGAGAGACGAGTACTACTACACGAACAGCGTCCATCTCAGACCGGACGCCCCGATTGACATGCTGACCAGGATAATCCTGCAGAGCAAATTCCACACCATGATAGAGTCCGGCGCCATCATCCACGCGTTTTGTGGAGAAGAAAGGCCCCCTGCCACGAGCATCATGAACCTGGTGAAAAAGACCTTCAAGAACACGCAGGCGGCACAAGTTACTATATCCCCTGAATTCACCATATGCACCGTGTGCAATCGCCTCACACCCGGGATTTCAGACCAGTGTGACCACTGCGACGCGTACAACATACGTGGTGTCGAGAGGTCAGACAACTATGAAAGCAGACTGAGCAACTGGAACGCGTCTAGAGTAAGGACCCTGGTAGAGAGATTCAGGAACGAATCACCCGTGGAGCTGGTATAG
- the nrdR gene encoding transcriptional regulator NrdR, with protein MQCPYCKQDNDKVINSRPSADGLNIKRRRECLNCGRRYTTYERMEETPLKVIKKDGRRVAFDRGKIRAGLEKACEKRPISTDTIEATISDIERDLYNRFDREVPSKYVGEQIMQKLKSLDKVAYVRFASVYREFKDIADFMEEVKPLIKGEKKKR; from the coding sequence ATGCAGTGCCCTTATTGCAAACAAGATAATGACAAGGTAATAAACTCGAGGCCCTCGGCCGACGGCCTCAACATAAAGCGTCGCAGAGAATGTCTAAATTGCGGGAGGCGTTATACCACCTATGAGCGGATGGAGGAAACTCCACTAAAGGTGATAAAGAAAGACGGACGCAGGGTTGCGTTTGACAGGGGCAAGATACGCGCCGGGCTGGAAAAGGCCTGTGAGAAGAGACCCATATCCACCGACACGATCGAGGCGACCATCTCCGACATAGAGCGCGACCTGTATAACAGGTTCGACCGTGAGGTGCCCTCCAAGTACGTCGGCGAGCAGATAATGCAAAAACTCAAGAGCCTGGACAAAGTGGCGTACGTAAGGTTCGCCTCTGTGTACCGGGAGTTCAAAGACATCGCCGACTTCATGGAAGAGGTAAAACCCCTGATTAAAGGCGAAAAGAAGAAAAGATAG
- a CDS encoding cytidine/deoxycytidylate deaminase family protein, which yields MKKSSHNSASASRDTRPSWDEYFLKITSEVAQRSTCLRRQVGATLVLDKHILATGYNGAPKGLVHCTEIGCLRDKLGIPSGERQELCRGLHAEMNALLQAANLGISMEGATLYTTSHPCVLCAKMLINCGVRRIVALSDYPDWLAKEMLQEAGIKVEIVEDNQ from the coding sequence TTGAAAAAATCTTCTCACAATTCTGCATCGGCAAGTAGAGACACCCGGCCGAGCTGGGACGAATATTTCCTCAAGATCACCAGCGAGGTGGCCCAGAGGTCTACCTGTCTCCGCCGCCAGGTGGGGGCCACACTCGTACTCGACAAACACATACTCGCCACCGGCTACAACGGCGCGCCAAAGGGGCTGGTGCACTGCACAGAGATTGGATGTCTCCGGGACAAACTCGGTATACCTTCCGGGGAGAGGCAGGAACTCTGCCGGGGGCTCCACGCAGAGATGAACGCGCTGCTTCAGGCCGCCAACCTCGGCATATCCATGGAGGGCGCAACATTATACACAACCAGCCACCCGTGCGTCCTGTGCGCAAAGATGCTCATAAACTGCGGCGTCAGGCGCATAGTCGCGCTCTCAGACTACCCTGACTGGCTGGCGAAGGAGATGCTCCAAGAGGCCGGCATCAAGGTAGAAATCGTAGAAGACAACCAATAA
- the mnmE gene encoding tRNA uridine-5-carboxymethylaminomethyl(34) synthesis GTPase MnmE, giving the protein MDELSDTVLAVSTPWGSSPRAIIRMSGPNALSCAMKIFAEEEPFHTGTPGTYHSLRGRIELEDRTAAPAVLYIMKAPRSYTREDVVEIHTFGSIPLVEMLTEKLLRDAHSAGRELRLAEPGEFTKRAFMNGRIDIVQAEAVLQIIRSRTDAELKLAAVQLGGAFSQGLRRTHERIANQLSLLEASIDFSDQQDDIDVHLISARDTTDELEAVREILLEQIRRPDNGQFHRGGVRTVFFGPPNAGKSSLFNMLLGWPRAITSHKSGTTRDALEAELIVDGITFRLLDTAGLGRIETPGNNKPALETLTTDMTTRTIGTSSLFVCVLDGSRPLEKSYAEFPQQLPLHQRPNGANCLLVINKTDLPPKFSVEDLPLPWQDFTIICTSAVTGSGIDVLKKKMAGKITGGGIDCSASPAVLNARQRILVEKCIESLEQASRSVKEGAPAELVALDVREASDHLGELLGKITTEDILEKIFSQFCIGK; this is encoded by the coding sequence TTGGATGAACTAAGCGACACCGTCCTGGCAGTATCTACACCCTGGGGCAGTTCCCCGCGGGCCATAATAAGAATGAGCGGTCCCAACGCCCTCTCCTGCGCAATGAAGATATTTGCGGAAGAAGAGCCCTTCCACACCGGCACACCTGGCACGTACCACTCACTCAGGGGCCGTATAGAACTCGAAGACCGGACTGCCGCACCGGCCGTCCTATATATAATGAAGGCCCCTCGCTCCTATACCAGAGAAGACGTGGTAGAAATACACACCTTCGGGAGCATACCCCTGGTAGAGATGCTGACGGAAAAGCTCCTGCGAGACGCCCACAGCGCCGGGAGGGAACTGCGGCTCGCAGAACCGGGCGAATTTACAAAGAGGGCCTTCATGAACGGACGCATAGACATAGTGCAGGCCGAGGCCGTACTGCAGATCATACGCTCCCGCACAGACGCCGAACTCAAACTGGCCGCCGTTCAACTCGGCGGAGCGTTCTCGCAGGGGTTGAGGAGAACGCACGAACGCATCGCCAACCAGCTCTCTCTACTGGAGGCTTCCATCGACTTTTCAGACCAACAAGACGATATAGACGTTCACCTGATATCGGCGCGAGACACCACCGACGAACTTGAGGCCGTCAGGGAAATCCTGCTCGAGCAAATACGCAGACCGGATAACGGCCAGTTTCACCGGGGCGGCGTACGGACCGTGTTCTTCGGCCCCCCAAACGCCGGCAAGTCAAGCCTCTTCAACATGCTGCTCGGATGGCCCAGGGCCATTACCAGCCACAAGAGCGGCACCACCAGAGACGCCTTGGAGGCCGAGCTGATCGTTGACGGCATCACCTTCCGCCTGCTGGACACCGCGGGACTGGGACGGATAGAGACACCGGGAAACAATAAACCCGCGCTGGAAACGCTTACAACAGACATGACTACCAGGACTATTGGCACGTCGTCTCTCTTTGTCTGTGTGCTTGACGGTTCCAGGCCGCTGGAGAAATCTTACGCGGAGTTCCCGCAACAACTCCCCCTTCACCAGCGTCCAAACGGCGCCAACTGCCTGCTTGTCATAAACAAGACCGACCTTCCACCAAAATTTTCCGTTGAAGACCTGCCCCTGCCGTGGCAAGATTTTACTATAATCTGTACCTCTGCGGTGACAGGAAGCGGGATTGACGTACTCAAGAAAAAGATGGCCGGGAAAATAACCGGCGGGGGCATAGATTGCTCTGCCTCCCCGGCGGTATTAAACGCTCGCCAAAGGATACTGGTCGAAAAGTGCATAGAATCCCTGGAACAGGCATCCCGGTCTGTAAAAGAAGGCGCGCCGGCAGAGCTCGTCGCCCTCGACGTCAGAGAGGCCTCAGACCATCTGGGAGAATTGTTGGGGAAAATAACCACAGAGGACATACTTGAAAAAATCTTCTCACAATTCTGCATCGGCAAGTAG
- the yidC gene encoding membrane protein insertase YidC, which produces MDRQTLLALLLGSAMILAYYMFFLPWMFPPDKRHHGPKTTKAPSHKAARAPSRKAARAPERETEKFTPRPVEQTRESALQALPQTGIEPVDNIVLENDDLKTVWSNRGASLTNVTLKKYKDYAGKDLRLILSSNTFPRTMTIASIQGTYDLSNRLYRVKEATPEQISFQTTLENGITLTKNISLHKRSRYLVNVQILIENTTTDKEIPLEYSLVSASQICPEGVPDYDMASVVGVLLGTKTKLIQKTMGKLKKSPETNESHGIAWAGAVNKYFACVLKSTTDDIIYSVNSTYTPGRKAKSSGNITVSIDTGRFSLPPGGIEKDEYYLFVGPKKEEILKEYGLVSLLNFGVFTPLSKGLLYILNTFYNIVPNYGVGIIIMTVLVKALLFPLTRKSQMSMIKMQKLQPQLKELQAKYKSNKQKMGQEQMALFQKHGVSPMSGCLPIVLQLPIFYALFRTLQLSFEMRQAPFAFWIHDLARPDMLYTLTSPLPFLGNHINALPIIMAAASIVQMRLMPTNPDPKAQQQQKLMKYMPLMFAFILYNMPAGLLLYWTTSTVLSIGEQLLIRRMVANAK; this is translated from the coding sequence ATGGATAGACAAACTCTTCTTGCACTTCTCCTTGGCTCGGCGATGATACTCGCGTACTACATGTTTTTCTTGCCCTGGATGTTCCCGCCCGACAAGAGACATCACGGGCCAAAGACGACCAAGGCCCCGAGCCACAAGGCGGCCAGAGCCCCGAGCCGCAAGGCGGCCAGGGCCCCAGAACGCGAGACGGAGAAGTTCACGCCGCGCCCGGTAGAGCAGACGAGGGAAAGCGCTCTCCAGGCACTGCCCCAAACGGGGATAGAGCCTGTGGATAATATAGTGCTCGAAAACGACGACCTTAAAACAGTCTGGTCCAACAGGGGCGCATCACTAACGAACGTGACGCTGAAAAAATACAAGGATTACGCGGGAAAGGACTTGCGCCTGATTCTCTCATCAAACACATTTCCACGCACCATGACAATAGCCTCGATACAGGGCACGTACGACCTCTCGAACCGCCTCTACCGGGTAAAAGAGGCCACCCCGGAGCAAATAAGCTTCCAGACCACGCTGGAAAACGGAATCACGCTTACTAAAAACATCTCCCTGCACAAGAGGTCGAGATATCTCGTCAACGTACAAATTTTGATAGAAAACACTACCACCGATAAAGAGATACCGCTGGAATATTCTCTCGTTTCCGCCAGTCAGATATGCCCGGAAGGAGTACCGGATTACGATATGGCCTCTGTTGTGGGCGTATTGTTGGGCACGAAAACCAAGCTCATACAGAAGACCATGGGCAAACTGAAAAAATCACCTGAGACAAACGAATCCCACGGCATAGCCTGGGCCGGTGCAGTCAACAAGTACTTTGCCTGTGTCCTGAAATCCACGACTGACGACATAATATATTCGGTAAATTCCACATATACCCCAGGGAGAAAAGCCAAAAGCAGTGGAAACATCACCGTTAGTATAGACACGGGCCGCTTCTCTCTGCCGCCCGGGGGCATAGAGAAAGATGAATACTACCTCTTCGTAGGCCCGAAGAAGGAAGAAATTTTAAAAGAATATGGTCTTGTCTCACTCCTGAACTTCGGCGTGTTCACCCCCCTGAGCAAGGGCCTGCTCTACATCCTTAATACATTCTACAACATTGTGCCCAACTACGGCGTGGGCATAATAATAATGACTGTTCTTGTCAAAGCCCTCTTGTTCCCGCTCACAAGAAAGAGCCAGATGTCAATGATTAAGATGCAGAAGCTGCAGCCTCAACTCAAAGAGCTTCAGGCAAAATACAAGAGCAACAAACAAAAGATGGGTCAGGAGCAGATGGCGCTGTTCCAGAAGCACGGGGTAAGTCCCATGAGTGGCTGCCTGCCCATAGTACTCCAGCTCCCCATATTCTACGCCCTCTTCCGCACTCTTCAGCTATCGTTCGAGATGAGACAGGCACCGTTTGCCTTCTGGATACACGACCTCGCCAGACCCGACATGCTGTACACGCTGACGTCACCCCTGCCATTCCTGGGCAACCATATAAACGCGCTGCCCATAATAATGGCCGCGGCAAGCATAGTGCAGATGAGGCTGATGCCCACAAACCCCGACCCGAAGGCACAACAGCAACAAAAACTCATGAAGTACATGCCCTTGATGTTCGCCTTTATCCTGTATAATATGCCCGCAGGGCTTCTACTTTACTGGACAACCAGCACCGTCCTCAGCATCGGAGAACAGCTACTCATACGAAGGATGGTGGCAAACGCAAAGTAA
- a CDS encoding Trm112 family protein, translated as MIDKELLEILACPVCKTDVRLEQEKLVCTKCGRRYPIKDDIPVMLVEEAEPPEEGQKEKTR; from the coding sequence GTGATTGATAAGGAACTACTGGAAATCCTCGCCTGTCCCGTTTGCAAGACAGACGTACGGCTGGAGCAAGAAAAGCTGGTCTGCACGAAGTGCGGCAGACGCTACCCGATTAAGGACGACATCCCTGTAATGTTGGTGGAAGAGGCGGAGCCACCGGAAGAAGGTCAAAAGGAAAAGACCCGGTAA
- a CDS encoding segregation/condensation protein A: protein MNTTEYKVELDNYNGPIDLLLYLIKREEVDIYDIPIAKVTDQYMAHMELLKALEPAVVGDFMVMAATLMQIKSQILLPQTTEEKEDDPRWELVRQLLEYKKFKEAASALDGMREARAMKTARAHKTRIGPAPEEEGEHLNLEDMGPWELLGFFKRLMRETLQDVPTTITIEETPIEEFMGVILERLGVVESFGFLDLFPRIKDRLEVIGAFLAILELMRLMKIRVQQTHDASDIHITRGQRFAAPDHELYMELKA from the coding sequence ATGAACACAACCGAATATAAGGTAGAACTTGACAACTACAACGGCCCCATAGACCTGCTCCTGTATCTTATAAAGAGGGAGGAGGTGGACATATACGACATCCCCATAGCCAAGGTAACAGACCAGTACATGGCCCATATGGAGCTGTTGAAGGCGCTCGAGCCCGCAGTAGTGGGAGATTTCATGGTCATGGCCGCGACCCTGATGCAAATAAAGTCCCAGATACTTCTCCCCCAAACCACTGAAGAGAAAGAGGATGACCCGAGATGGGAACTGGTAAGGCAGTTGCTGGAATACAAGAAATTCAAGGAGGCGGCGTCTGCCCTCGATGGCATGAGAGAGGCCAGGGCAATGAAGACGGCGAGGGCGCACAAGACGAGAATCGGCCCCGCCCCCGAGGAAGAAGGAGAGCACCTGAACCTGGAGGATATGGGCCCGTGGGAACTGCTGGGCTTCTTCAAACGACTTATGAGGGAGACCCTGCAGGACGTCCCAACCACCATTACCATCGAGGAGACCCCGATAGAGGAGTTCATGGGGGTAATCCTCGAAAGGCTCGGCGTCGTGGAATCGTTCGGTTTCCTGGACCTGTTCCCCCGAATTAAAGACCGGCTTGAGGTCATCGGAGCCTTTCTGGCCATATTGGAACTGATGCGCCTGATGAAGATACGCGTCCAGCAGACGCACGACGCATCCGACATACATATAACCAGAGGACAACGTTTTGCCGCGCCGGATCACGAACTGTACATGGAGCTAAAGGCGTGA
- a CDS encoding site-2 protease family protein, translated as MFGDPYFILVLLPVILIAITVHEFSHAYAADKLGDATARLEGRLTLNPIAHLDPIGTLCLFIAHFGWGKPVPVNSRNFRHPLRDDMIVSACGPMSNLITALVIGIILQVSVENSLIPARSYLFDFLRMGLIINLSLCFFNLLPLYPLDGSHILRGLLPRNLIPQYEHISGYSPFILLGLIALGPIFHVPVFRSVLGTPIFFFARLFTSIL; from the coding sequence ATGTTCGGAGACCCGTATTTTATACTTGTCCTTCTGCCGGTGATACTTATAGCCATTACGGTGCACGAATTCTCCCACGCCTACGCCGCCGACAAACTGGGCGACGCTACGGCAAGGTTGGAAGGCCGTCTGACGCTAAACCCCATCGCCCACCTTGACCCCATCGGCACGCTCTGCCTCTTTATAGCACATTTTGGGTGGGGTAAGCCCGTGCCCGTAAACTCGCGCAACTTCAGACATCCGCTCAGGGACGATATGATTGTCTCCGCATGCGGACCGATGTCCAACTTGATAACCGCCCTGGTAATAGGCATTATACTGCAGGTATCCGTAGAAAACTCCCTTATACCCGCCCGCAGTTACCTGTTCGACTTTCTGCGCATGGGGCTTATAATAAACCTTTCACTATGCTTTTTTAATCTGCTGCCACTTTATCCCCTGGACGGTTCTCACATACTGAGGGGCCTCCTGCCCAGGAATCTTATACCCCAGTACGAACATATAAGCGGCTACAGCCCCTTCATACTACTGGGCCTCATCGCCCTTGGCCCGATATTCCATGTGCCGGTCTTCCGCAGCGTTCTCGGCACGCCGATATTCTTTTTTGCGAGGCTTTTCACCAGCATATTATGA
- a CDS encoding DUF4438 domain-containing protein, with product MLRTNVEELVSISVFGEVASPVSDSSPYTVSAEGQPVVLPGVGGITYNVKVGDTAVNWAADHVEPGVSVKNTNKEANAALNLLACVGNRAWVSSGDAKGGEGVVTGKHGGIEHVLMDFADDVLEKLAIGDKIMVRGQGVGLKFLDYPEVKIMNLTPEALNAIPIKVEKGTLLIPVTHQVPAGIMGSGLGSHHSYRGDYDIQLFDETTVKEYNLRKLNLGDLVAIMDADHSFGRIFRKGAVTVGVVVHTNSVTAGHGPGVTTLFTSSKGRIKPEKDTTANIARYMNLGCFRPQKGRKK from the coding sequence ATGCTTAGAACAAATGTCGAGGAGTTAGTCAGTATCTCTGTGTTTGGTGAGGTTGCCAGCCCCGTATCGGATTCCTCCCCGTACACCGTGAGTGCAGAGGGGCAACCCGTCGTCTTGCCGGGTGTCGGGGGGATTACGTACAACGTGAAGGTGGGCGACACCGCGGTCAACTGGGCGGCTGACCACGTTGAGCCGGGGGTGTCTGTCAAGAACACCAACAAGGAGGCAAACGCGGCGCTGAACCTCCTTGCGTGTGTGGGTAACCGTGCCTGGGTCTCTTCCGGCGACGCCAAGGGCGGCGAGGGAGTCGTCACGGGCAAGCACGGGGGTATAGAGCACGTGCTTATGGACTTTGCCGACGACGTCCTTGAGAAGCTTGCCATTGGAGACAAGATAATGGTAAGGGGGCAAGGGGTTGGGCTTAAGTTCCTGGACTATCCGGAGGTAAAGATAATGAACCTCACCCCGGAAGCCCTGAACGCCATACCCATAAAGGTAGAGAAAGGCACGCTTCTTATTCCCGTTACACATCAGGTACCCGCCGGAATTATGGGCTCAGGCCTGGGTTCACACCACAGCTACCGCGGCGATTATGACATACAACTCTTTGACGAAACGACGGTGAAAGAATATAATCTGAGAAAGCTTAACCTGGGTGACCTGGTGGCCATAATGGATGCGGATCACTCTTTTGGCAGGATATTCCGTAAGGGCGCAGTCACGGTGGGCGTTGTCGTCCACACCAACAGTGTAACTGCCGGACACGGTCCGGGTGTCACCACGCTCTTCACCTCGTCAAAGGGGAGGATTAAGCCGGAAAAGGATACAACGGCGAACATAGCCAGGTATATGAATTTAGGTTGTTTCAGGCCACAAAAGGGAAGGAAAAAGTAA
- a CDS encoding MerR family transcriptional regulator, translated as MANFNTKAVCSVIGITPRQVQYWDETSFIKPSIRQATGHGSSRLYSFLDLVQMRVAKTLLDGGVSLQKIRKSLEFLRAHAPEVKNPLAELRFITDGDAIFVLTRDKEKIVDALKGGQLIFSIALGDLVKELNGQVQKFIVRKEKLIDVSGVQFKVQLESDPEGSGFLARCLAMNHTCMGETEEQALEIMKETLRKGIQEQAKDMVS; from the coding sequence ATGGCTAACTTTAACACAAAAGCGGTATGTAGTGTAATCGGCATAACGCCGAGGCAGGTTCAGTATTGGGACGAAACCAGTTTTATTAAGCCTTCAATAAGGCAGGCGACGGGCCACGGGAGCAGCAGGTTGTACTCCTTTCTCGACCTGGTGCAGATGCGCGTGGCAAAGACCCTGTTGGATGGAGGGGTCAGTTTGCAGAAGATCAGGAAGAGTTTAGAGTTTCTCAGGGCCCATGCCCCGGAGGTAAAAAACCCGCTCGCAGAGTTGCGGTTTATTACCGACGGCGACGCCATCTTTGTCCTTACAAGGGACAAAGAGAAGATAGTCGATGCCCTGAAAGGCGGCCAGCTGATCTTTAGCATTGCCCTTGGCGATTTAGTGAAGGAATTAAACGGCCAGGTGCAGAAGTTTATTGTCAGGAAGGAAAAGCTGATTGATGTAAGTGGTGTTCAATTCAAGGTGCAGTTGGAATCAGACCCCGAGGGTTCTGGTTTTCTCGCACGGTGTCTCGCAATGAACCATACGTGTATGGGAGAGACTGAGGAACAGGCCCTGGAAATAATGAAGGAGACTTTGCGCAAGGGAATACAGGAACAGGCAAAAGATATGGTAAGCTAG
- a CDS encoding SRPBCC family protein translates to MSLKQYSPRPPRLLIFLLCILLLPSQARGAADDSHKKGQTQAQGAADDSPKRGQLVIIKEKTSGSWPIKLKVSLFVEVPQKILWRVLTDYKGLDEYVPHLKKCTIADRKGDKVFLEQTYRYFPLTMHLGLEIKEEPPNRIVFDSYSGNMKTYKGYWKLEPVHSKSTVFTMEVEAEPNFPVPHTIMAWVLESELPKGLLAMRERALKISGQPVPTYPIKVLTR, encoded by the coding sequence ATGTCACTCAAGCAGTACTCGCCACGACCGCCCCGGCTCCTTATCTTTCTCCTCTGCATACTCTTACTTCCCTCTCAGGCGCGGGGCGCGGCGGATGATTCACATAAGAAGGGCCAGACCCAGGCGCAGGGCGCGGCGGATGATTCACCTAAGAGGGGCCAGCTGGTGATAATCAAAGAAAAAACCTCCGGCTCGTGGCCCATCAAGCTGAAGGTCTCTCTGTTTGTAGAGGTGCCCCAGAAGATCCTGTGGCGTGTGCTTACCGATTACAAAGGCTTGGACGAGTACGTGCCGCACCTGAAAAAGTGCACCATCGCAGACAGGAAGGGGGACAAGGTATTCCTGGAACAGACGTACAGATACTTCCCGCTGACAATGCACCTGGGGTTGGAGATAAAGGAGGAGCCCCCGAACCGGATTGTTTTTGACAGTTACTCCGGCAACATGAAGACGTACAAAGGATACTGGAAACTGGAGCCGGTACACTCCAAGAGTACCGTCTTTACCATGGAGGTGGAGGCGGAGCCCAACTTCCCCGTACCTCATACAATAATGGCCTGGGTTCTGGAAAGCGAACTTCCAAAGGGGTTGCTGGCAATGAGGGAAAGGGCACTTAAAATCAGCGGTCAGCCTGTGCCGACTTACCCTATAAAGGTACTCACACGGTAG